AGTTGCAGACAAAGTTCACGTCGCTGTTGGTTTTAGTCCCGCCAACGTTTCGATGATCGAAGGCGATGACGGATTGGTCATCATCGACACTGGTATGTCGGTAGATGATGGCACTCGCATCATGGAAGAATTCCGCAAGCTCAGTGATCAACCCGTGAAGGCGATCATCTTCACCCATGCGCACGGCGATCACACCGGCGGTGCGGCGGCGTTTTTCGGTGACGAACGTCCGCAGATTTGGGCACATGAGAACTTCGGCAGCGAAGCTGCTCCGTGGGAAGCCGGAGGTCTGGCGTTTCAAAATGTCCGCGGTGCAAGGCAAGCCGGGTTCAAGCTTCCACCCGAGCAGCGGATCAACAACGGCGTTGCGCCGGCGAGATACCCACGGCGCGGTGGAGCCGTCTTTTCATCGGGCAGAGAAACCACGCCGACTCACTTCCTGGACGGCGACCGCCAATCAATCGATGTCGGCGGCGTGGAGATCGAACTCGTTGCTGCGCCGGGCGAGACCAACGATGGCTTGTTTATTTGGTATCCGGCAGGAAAAATCATGTTCGCAGGGGACAATTTCTACCGATCGTTTCCAAACTTGTACGCGATTCGCGGCACTCCCAATCGCAGCACCCGGCTGTGGGCCGAAAGCCTCAGCAAAATGGCCGATACGGATGCCGTTGCATTGGTCGGCGGTCACACCAATCCGATTCTTGGAGCAGACCAAGTCCGGCAAGTCCTGACCGACTACCGCGACGCGGTGCGGTTCATCCATGACAAAACGGTGGAAGGAATCAACAAAGGAATGACGCCGGATCAATTGGTCGAGTACGTGCAGCTTCCTGAACACCTCGCGGGAAAAGAATACTTGCAACCGTTCTACGGGCATCCGGACTGGGGCGTCCGCACGACATTCAACTACTACCTAGGCTGGTTCGACGGCAATCCGTCTAATTTGTTTCCGTTGCCACCCAAGGCTGAAGCCGAGCGGGTCGCAAAGCTGGCCGGCGGAACTGACAAGCTGTTGGCATCCGCCCGCGAAGCCCTGGCCGCGGACGATGACCAATGGGCTGCGCAACTCGCCGATCACCTGCTGGCGATCGACGCCGACGACAACGTCGCGAAGCAAATCAAAGCAGACGCATTGACCAAACTTTCCAGCAACATGGTCAACGCGACCGCACGCAACTATTACCTGACTGTTGCTCGCGAGCTTAGAGAGTAGCGGTGCTTCGTATTGGATAAAGCAAAAAATCCTTCGCGTCTGCAATATGCAAGACGCGGATTCAGCAAGCGATCGAGTTCGTCGGGAGAAGCGAACGCGTCCCGCAAGTGTCGACAAAGACCACTCGATATTGACCCCGTCGATCAGGAGTTCGAACGGTCCCGGCTTTTCGTTGTTAAACGGGATTCCCACGGACGGAACCTGGCGAGATGTCAACTTCGTGCTGGGGATCGATCAGCCGAACGAATGGGCCATCGTTTTTTAACGACAGGTTGCCTGCGAATCGCATCACCCTGAGTCCGGTTTCGGCACTGTCACCCGAATCTAGTCTGACGATCGACGCTTGACTGCTCGATCGACCGCCCATCACACCAACGTTGACAATCTGCCAATTTCCCGTGTCGCTGGCATGAGTGTACGCGAAGAGACTGGTCATGGTTTGTGTGTGGGAGACCGCTGCGTTCAACGCGACTGCATCGTAGCAAATTGGTTGGAACTACGAGTGGCGTACACATACGGTGACGAGAAAACGAATGGGCAAACCGCTGCCGGTTCCGACGACTTGTACCTCGGCTTCAAGATCGGTTTGACATCTCAGAATGGTGTGCTTCCCGAGATGGCGATCATTCCGCAGATGACCGTACCGACGGCAAGCAGCGATCGAACCGAAGACGAAGTGCTTGCGGGGCTCAATTGGCTCTACGGTTGGGACATCAACGATTTCTTGTCCGCCGCTGGCAGCACTCGGTTCAACCGCGCGATCGACGAGGTCACCGCCGATGGATACACCGAGTGGGCGCAGTCGTGGACGCTGGGCTATTCGTTGGCAGAGCGTGTTGGCGCCTATACAGAGTACTACGGGTTCTACCCAAGCGGCGCTGACACGGCTTCACCTGAACACTATTTCAACGGTGGTGTCACATACCTGATCAACAATGACATGCGATGGGATATTCGTGGCGGAACAGGGCTGAACGATGAAGCCGATGACTACTTTTTCGGAACCGGGCTGTCAATTCGATTCCGCTAACCACGTCAGAGCTTGCTCGATGCTTTCACGAAACGCTTGACGACTTTCGCATCGACGTCCTCGAGGGACGTGTATGTCAGGTGCCGGCGGAACTAGCCACAGCCTTCAAGCAATCCGCCAGGATCGTCAAGTTCGCTGCCCTTGGCGAACGACAACTGCACGTGTGCATTGTGAGGGAAAACGCCGCAGAACTGGCCTTCCTTCTCGTCCGGCTTCAACGTGTAAAGCGTCCCATCGTACTTCGCGACCTTGGTCGATTTCGGTAGCGCCGCCATCACTAGCGAATCGAGCAATTCGACCAGGCCATTTTTCTCCGCATCGGTCATTTGCTTTTCCTTTTCAGTCAATAAGAAGTCGATCGTTTCCTCAACTGTCGCTCTCGCGTTTCCGGCATTTCCGCGGCGGCGACACGAAAACAGAAGCCCCTGAGTTTGCCGGGCGTCCGACTCGTCCCATACGTTTATCGACGCGTCGTTGGCTTCCAATGCAAATTGCAACTCCATCGGCACCGTGATCGGGTCTTGGACGGCGATGTCGTACGATATCCGCAAGAGAGCTAGCAACAGATAAAACACGAATTTTCACGGACAAGAACAGGATACTGAAATCCATGTTTGATCTGTGCGAGTCTGTGGCTCAAAACGATCCTCGTTCCCAACTGCTTGAATTCGACCGTCTCTTTTCAAAAATCGATCCGCAGTTCAACCCTGATTCGGGTAGCCTTCAGTTCGTTCATCAATCGAGCTTCGTCCGCCGCATTGCCCTCTTTGGCAGTCTTCAACTCGACGAGAACCTTTTCTTTCACAAAGGTGTCAGCAAAGTACTTGAACACGCACAAACATGTCCAAATCCGTGTCCATCCGTAAGAATCCGTGGCTAAAAAATGTTCATACCTAACTCGATCCCGATCTGGCAGGTCGACGCATTCGCCGACCGTCCGTTTTCCGGCAACCCAGCGGCCGTGTGCATCTTGGAAAATTTTCCGAGCAACCATTGGATGCAAAATGTTGCCGCCGAGATGAATCTGTCGGAGACCGCCTTCATCGTTCCGACCGACGAATCAAATTCTTTTCACCTGCGTTGGTTCACGCCAGCAACCGAAGTGGACCTTTGCGGTCACGCCACGCTGGCCGCCGCTCACACGCTGATCGAACAAAAACGAATCGATACCAACTTGCCGATCCGCTTCCAAACCCGCAGCGGCGAATTGCCCTGCTCGCAATCAGGATCTCGTATCACTCTCGATTTCCCGCTTGTGTCGGCACGTGGCGATGTCGAGTCCGATACGAAGAACGCTTTGCTCGCCGCGCTCGGTATTCAGGAAGCGGTCGTCCTGCGGACGAAGTTCGATCTCGTCGCCGCGGTAAGCGACGCGCGCATCGTCGAAGCACTGCGTCCCGACTTCAATGCACTCGAGAAAATCGAAACGCGTGGCGCGATGATCACGGCCTCAAGCCGAATCGACGGCGTCGACTTCATCTCTCGATTCTTTGCACCTCGCTGCGGTATCAACGAAGACCCGGTCACCGGATCCGCTCACTGCTTCCTCGCACCGTTCTGGGCCAAGCAACTGAACAAGACATCGCTCGTCGGCCATCAGGCTTCATCGCGGGGCGGCAAGGTGTACTGCGAAGTCGCTGGCGACCGCGTTCATTTGTCCGGCAACGCAGTCACTGTCTGGAAAGGCCACTTACTGGTTGCTCCTGAGTGATTCGAAAGAGCCACAGTTCGACACAGATCTATAGTTCCGTGAACCTCTTCTCTTTCCTGCAAATCCATTAAAGTCCGTGACTGAAATCCCCGAACTCACTCGAGCTCAGATCGATCGCGTCATCATGATGGCTTGGGAAGATCGCACCAGCTTCGATGCGATCCGCGACCAGTTTGGCTTGACGCCGGGCGACGTGATCAAGCTGATGCGACACGAAATGACGACTAACTCGTTCAAGATGTGGCGAAAGCGAACGCACGGCCGAACGACGAAGCACGAAGCTAAATTCGCCGAGACCGATGCTGGCGACCAACCCCGCCGCTTCCGAGCGAAGTCGCAACGAGGCTGATGGAAGGATGAGGGAGGAAGGCAGAAGGATGAGTTCGCGTAGAGTCCTTTCCGTCTCTTTCCGACGCGGCCCGAGATTGAAACGGGCAACAATGCATTCTGTTCGGCGATTGCCAGCTTGTTTGGAGCTGCCGATCATTTGCTGATGGGGTCTCGATTGTGGACTCGTATCGAACGGAACTGCATTAAGTTAAAGTTCATTGTCTCATTGCATTATATTGAACGAGGAAATCATGGAAAACGTCGACCAGGCAACCCCGCAGAAGAGTGACTCCGGCGCGGGCCCCGACCACACGGCAACGATCAAGTCGCAGATTCTGGAAAAAACTGGCAGGCCACCTCGTCTGCATCGTGTGGAGGTGTGTCAGCACCACAACGGCAACTATCGGGTCAACGTCTGGGAAAAGCTGGAACCGACGGGTGACTCGCCTTTTTCGACGGAAGTCCACATTGGATCGTCGTATTACTTGAAGGTTTCCGAGTCAGGTGAGATCATTCAGTGCAACCCGCCGTTGACGAAACGTCGCTTCCCGGCGTGAACAGGTCAAATTTCGTCTAACCAGTTGCCATGAGCTCGCCGAGTCTGTGCCGAGATGCGTCTGCGCAAGCCTCGGCCTAGTCATTTTGGACCGCATGTTGCTGGAAGCTGCCCGCCAACGGCGACTGGCAAGTTGCTTGGGCTGAAGCGATGGAAGCGTAAACCAAGATTGCAAAGGCGAGACGCTTTTCCTTTACGATTTCGGATATCGTCTGATGCTCTTCTAGAACAGGTAAGAGTCAGCTATGCACCGTTTCCTTTCGTACACCTTCCTCGCTTCCGCCACATGCCTTTTGGCGTCCTCCACGCTCAAGGCTGACAAGCCCGCCGGTTTAATCTCGAACGCGACTGAAGTTGCCGCTGAGATCGTCGTTGACTTGGATACCGAAGTTGGCGAGATGTACAACTTTTGGGACGTCTATC
The nucleotide sequence above comes from Rubripirellula tenax. Encoded proteins:
- a CDS encoding TIGR03643 family protein, translating into MTEIPELTRAQIDRVIMMAWEDRTSFDAIRDQFGLTPGDVIKLMRHEMTTNSFKMWRKRTHGRTTKHEAKFAETDAGDQPRRFRAKSQRG
- a CDS encoding alkyl/aryl-sulfatase — encoded protein: MKRTIFSFCLVLSVASSGVAQEVTNATQRLRNQSVQFEEQIVKVADKVHVAVGFSPANVSMIEGDDGLVIIDTGMSVDDGTRIMEEFRKLSDQPVKAIIFTHAHGDHTGGAAAFFGDERPQIWAHENFGSEAAPWEAGGLAFQNVRGARQAGFKLPPEQRINNGVAPARYPRRGGAVFSSGRETTPTHFLDGDRQSIDVGGVEIELVAAPGETNDGLFIWYPAGKIMFAGDNFYRSFPNLYAIRGTPNRSTRLWAESLSKMADTDAVALVGGHTNPILGADQVRQVLTDYRDAVRFIHDKTVEGINKGMTPDQLVEYVQLPEHLAGKEYLQPFYGHPDWGVRTTFNYYLGWFDGNPSNLFPLPPKAEAERVAKLAGGTDKLLASAREALAADDDQWAAQLADHLLAIDADDNVAKQIKADALTKLSSNMVNATARNYYLTVARELRE
- a CDS encoding CIA30 family protein, giving the protein MTSLFAYTHASDTGNWQIVNVGVMGGRSSSQASIVRLDSGDSAETGLRVMRFAGNLSLKNDGPFVRLIDPQHEVDISPGSVRGNPV
- a CDS encoding PhzF family phenazine biosynthesis protein is translated as MFIPNSIPIWQVDAFADRPFSGNPAAVCILENFPSNHWMQNVAAEMNLSETAFIVPTDESNSFHLRWFTPATEVDLCGHATLAAAHTLIEQKRIDTNLPIRFQTRSGELPCSQSGSRITLDFPLVSARGDVESDTKNALLAALGIQEAVVLRTKFDLVAAVSDARIVEALRPDFNALEKIETRGAMITASSRIDGVDFISRFFAPRCGINEDPVTGSAHCFLAPFWAKQLNKTSLVGHQASSRGGKVYCEVAGDRVHLSGNAVTVWKGHLLVAPE
- a CDS encoding transporter, producing MAYTYGDEKTNGQTAAGSDDLYLGFKIGLTSQNGVLPEMAIIPQMTVPTASSDRTEDEVLAGLNWLYGWDINDFLSAAGSTRFNRAIDEVTADGYTEWAQSWTLGYSLAERVGAYTEYYGFYPSGADTASPEHYFNGGVTYLINNDMRWDIRGGTGLNDEADDYFFGTGLSIRFR
- a CDS encoding GxxExxY protein; its protein translation is MFKYFADTFVKEKVLVELKTAKEGNAADEARLMNELKATRIRVELRIDF